The Juglans regia cultivar Chandler chromosome 2, Walnut 2.0, whole genome shotgun sequence genome includes a window with the following:
- the LOC109001742 gene encoding uncharacterized protein LOC109001742 gives MVIVSKRLNLWQLFVLIIDLLYLNGVRAVQFRAGVLAALSMNIIGSKLKYCSKEFKKWSKNLDSERTKVIKEKSMMLDQLQQNEDTCSMATQKQLQKDIDFLLDQEDIKWKQRAKKHWLEKGDRNTKFYHACVNQRKKKNSIQKVVTADGMLLTEPGEILLGFGQHFSQVFLSTHPPRDIILQCLARVDTRISDDMRLDLERDFSSADVLFALKQMSLLNLPGQMGLVLVSF, from the exons ATGGTAATAGTCAGTAAAAGGTTGAATCTCTGGCAGCTATTTGTTCTGATCATCGACCTATTGTACTTGAATGGGGTTCGGGCAGTGCAGTTCAGAGCTGGGGTTCTAGCAGCTTTAAGTATGAATATAATTGGG TCCAAGCTAAAGTATTGTAGTAAAGAATTCAAGAAATGGAGCAAGAACTTGGATAGTGAGAGAACTAAAGTCATTAAGGAGAAATCAATGATGTTGGATCAGCTTCAACAAAATGAAGATACGTGTTCTATGGCTACTCAGAAACAGCTTCAGAAGGATATAGATTTTCTTCTGGATCAAGAGGACATCAAatggaagcaaagggcaaagAAACACTGGCTAGAAAAGGGGGATCGTAATACTAAGTTTTATCATGCTTGTGTCAAccagaggaaaaagaaaaattcaatacaAAAAGTTGTCACTGCTGATGGGATGCTTTTGACAGAACCTGGAGAAATTTTGCTTGGCTTTGGGCAGCACTTTTCTCAGGTATTTCTCTCTACTCATCCTCCTAGAGATATCATTTTACAGTGTTTAGCAAGAGTGGACACTCGAATCTCTGATGACATGAGATTAGATTTGGAGAGGGATTTCTCAAGTGCGGATGTTCTATTCGCCTTAAAACAAATGTCTCTTTTAAATCTCCCGGGGCAGATGGGTTTAGTGCTGGTTTCTTTTTAG
- the LOC109001743 gene encoding uncharacterized protein LOC109001743, whose protein sequence is MAELIDADSLTWKTNLVEGVFNSNEALLICSIPLNLRNNSDQMIWVSNAKGVFSVKSAYFLDCLIKQQSVGEASNGVAVLLKRQIVEDGLCPICQSNEENVIHVLWNCSAAMDVWGERESPLNKWSSVYKDFRLLWLDMVNRLDVVQLDQAAVILYKIWARRNCFVFKNIFHSPLALVKSALNEVEVFHESQVRLTYVADRLLPQINAVEWRPPADPFYKLNFDAAFDSEKRLMECYALLRSIKLCHELCLYQVVLEGDAKAVVDSVNGYNNNHSWQGLLIEDIQFFMKGQADWSLKFTKRHGNKAAHIVAKLGMYLDSESVWIEEGPQEVLSITLLEKPCTV, encoded by the exons ATGGCTGAGCTGATTGATGCTGATTCTTTAACATGGAAGACTAACTTAGTAGAAGGTGTTTTTAACTCTAATGAGGCACTACTAATCTGTAGTATTCCACTCAATTTGAGGAATAACAGTGACCAAATGATATGGGTGAGCAATGCAAAGGGTGTTTTCTCTGTGAAGAGTGCTTATTTCTTGGATTGCCTTATCAAACAACAGTCTGTTGGTGAAGCTTCGAATGGAGTGGCT GTGTTACTGAAAAGACAGATTGTGGAAGATGGCTTGTGTCCTATCTGTCAAAGCAATGAGGAGAATGTTATTCATGTTCTATGGAATTGTTCTGCTGCTATGGATgtttggggggagagagagagtcctcTAAACAAATGGAGCTCTGTTTATAAGGATTTCAGATTGTTATGGTTGGACATGGTTAACAGGTTGGATGTTGTGCAGCTAGATCAAGCGGCTGTTATTCTTTACAAGATCTGGGCTAGAAGGAATTGTTTTgtctttaaaaacatttttcatagTCCACTTGCTTTAGTTAAATCAGCTTTGAATGAAGTAGAAGTTTTTCATGAATCTCAGGTGAGATTAACTTATGTTGCAGACAGACTACTTCCACAGATCAATGCAGTAGAATGGAGGCCACCAGCAGATCCTTTTTATAAGTTAAACTTTGATGCTGCCTTTGATTCTGAGAAGAGGTTGATGG AATGCTATGCACTTTTAAGAAGCATCAAGTTGTGCCACGAGTTATGCTTATACCAGGTAGTGCTTGAGGGTGATGCAAAGGCAGTAGTAGATAGTGTCAATGGATATAACAACAACCATTCCTGGCAAGGGCTGTTGATTGAAGATATACAATTCTTTATGAAGGGACAAGCAGATTGGAGCTTAAAGTTTACTAAGAGACATGGAAATAAAGCTGCTCATATTGTAGCAAAGCTAGGCATGTATCTAGATAGTGAATCAGTATGGATAGAGGAGGGCCCTCAGGAAGTTTTGTCAATCACTTTGCTTGAGAAGCCATGTACTGTTTGA